A single region of the Methanomicrobia archaeon genome encodes:
- a CDS encoding DNA-directed RNA polymerase subunit A', which translates to MRTKRIKGIKFGLLSAKEIRKMSASRIITPDTYGEDGFPIERGLVNQHIGVIDPGLRCKTCGGRMGECPGHFGHIDLEAPVIHIGYAKLIYKILTATCRSCGHVMLDDEGRERFMEEIERQRAKHADINDVVKQVFKEAAKHSVCIYCDEPQQRIKYEKPTTYIEVDEAEKERRLMPTDVRERLERIPDEDVPLFGMDSRNARPEWMVLTVLPVPPVTARPSITLESGQRSEDDLTHKLVDILRINQRFMENRDAGAPQLIIEDLWELLQYHVNTYFDNDIPGVPPARHRSGRPLKTIAQRLKGKEGRFRGSLSGKRVNFSARTVISPNPDIEIDEVGVPEAIARELTVTVNVTERNLEVMRETVRRGKRHPGVNYVRRSDGRKVKVTESNFETLADELDLGWKVERHLRNGDIVLFNRQPSLHRLSIMAHYVKVMPGRTFRLNPAVCPPYNADYDGDEMNLHVLQSEEARAEAKILMAVQRNIISPRFGRPIIGNIHDYITGLFILTRGEKRFTKEKVLNIVYKIALDALGAPAGLDETLQTPYWTGKQIFSLILPSGMHLEFRSKTCQKCPECQEENCPYDAYVKIADGKLVCGVIDEKAVGSFKGVIIERIFRQYGEVVTKVFIQDAARLAINYIKHTGFSFGISDEDIPREGKEEIRIEAIREAEKKVEALIRAYNGGELEALPGRTLEETLELLIMQELGRARDDSGMIAERYLGIENPGVLMAKSGARGSMLNLTQMAACVGQQSVRGERIKRGYQGRTLPYYKPGDRSADAHGFVRASFKEGLSPTEYFFHAVGGREALVDTAVRTSQSGYFQRRLINALQDLEVKNDGTVRETKGTVVQFKYGDDGIDPSNGELAKVVDIDKVIKDVIETEA; encoded by the coding sequence ATGAGAACGAAACGGATAAAAGGGATTAAATTCGGCTTGCTCTCTGCGAAAGAGATACGCAAGATGAGCGCATCGCGGATCATTACACCGGATACGTACGGCGAGGACGGGTTTCCGATCGAGCGCGGGCTGGTGAATCAGCATATCGGCGTCATCGATCCCGGACTGCGCTGCAAGACCTGTGGTGGTCGGATGGGCGAGTGCCCCGGTCATTTCGGACATATCGATCTCGAAGCCCCGGTTATCCATATCGGCTACGCGAAGTTGATCTACAAGATCTTAACGGCGACCTGCCGAAGTTGCGGCCACGTGATGCTCGATGATGAAGGCCGCGAACGGTTCATGGAGGAGATCGAGAGACAGCGAGCAAAGCATGCGGATATTAACGACGTGGTGAAGCAGGTCTTCAAAGAGGCGGCGAAGCACAGCGTTTGCATCTATTGCGACGAGCCACAGCAGCGCATTAAATACGAAAAGCCCACCACCTACATCGAGGTTGATGAGGCGGAGAAAGAGCGGCGATTGATGCCGACCGATGTGCGGGAGCGCCTTGAGCGCATACCTGATGAGGACGTGCCGCTCTTCGGGATGGATTCCAGGAACGCGCGCCCCGAGTGGATGGTTCTCACCGTGCTGCCAGTTCCGCCGGTGACTGCGAGGCCGTCTATTACGCTGGAGAGCGGGCAGCGGAGTGAAGATGACCTCACGCATAAGCTCGTCGACATCCTCCGGATCAATCAGCGGTTCATGGAGAATCGCGATGCAGGAGCACCGCAATTGATTATCGAAGACCTGTGGGAGCTGCTTCAGTATCATGTGAACACCTATTTCGATAATGATATCCCGGGCGTGCCGCCTGCGCGACACCGGAGCGGACGGCCACTGAAGACCATCGCGCAACGATTGAAGGGAAAAGAGGGCAGATTCAGGGGCTCGCTATCCGGTAAGCGCGTGAATTTCTCTGCTCGTACGGTCATCTCTCCCAATCCCGATATCGAGATCGACGAGGTCGGTGTGCCTGAAGCGATCGCAAGGGAGTTGACCGTTACGGTCAATGTGACCGAGCGGAACCTCGAGGTGATGCGCGAGACCGTGCGCCGGGGTAAGCGACATCCGGGTGTGAACTACGTGCGACGCAGTGACGGCCGGAAGGTGAAGGTGACCGAGAGCAATTTCGAGACGCTGGCCGACGAGCTGGACCTCGGCTGGAAGGTTGAGCGACACCTGAGGAACGGCGACATCGTGCTCTTCAACCGTCAGCCGTCCCTCCACCGATTGAGCATCATGGCGCACTATGTCAAGGTCATGCCCGGACGGACCTTCCGATTGAATCCCGCCGTCTGCCCGCCGTATAATGCAGACTATGACGGCGACGAGATGAATCTGCATGTGCTTCAGTCGGAAGAGGCGCGTGCGGAGGCGAAGATTCTTATGGCCGTGCAGCGCAATATCATCTCGCCTCGATTTGGCCGACCGATCATTGGAAACATTCATGATTACATCACCGGGTTGTTCATTCTCACCCGGGGCGAGAAGCGATTTACAAAGGAAAAAGTACTCAATATCGTATACAAAATCGCGCTTGATGCGTTGGGTGCGCCTGCAGGTCTTGATGAAACGCTGCAAACCCCCTACTGGACCGGGAAACAGATCTTCAGTCTGATCCTGCCGTCGGGTATGCATTTGGAATTCCGAAGCAAGACATGCCAGAAATGCCCCGAATGCCAGGAGGAGAACTGTCCATACGATGCTTATGTCAAGATAGCAGATGGAAAGCTGGTCTGCGGCGTGATCGACGAGAAGGCCGTGGGCTCCTTTAAGGGGGTCATCATCGAGCGGATCTTCCGGCAGTACGGAGAGGTGGTCACCAAGGTATTTATCCAGGACGCCGCTCGGCTCGCGATCAATTATATCAAGCACACGGGGTTCAGCTTCGGCATCAGTGACGAGGACATCCCCCGGGAGGGTAAGGAAGAGATCAGAATAGAGGCGATCCGAGAAGCTGAGAAGAAGGTCGAAGCTCTGATACGGGCGTACAACGGTGGAGAACTGGAGGCGTTACCGGGCAGAACGCTCGAGGAGACGCTGGAACTCCTCATCATGCAGGAGCTTGGCCGTGCTCGTGATGACTCAGGTATGATTGCGGAGCGCTATCTCGGCATCGAGAACCCAGGTGTGCTCATGGCCAAGTCTGGTGCACGCGGGTCCATGCTCAATCTCACGCAAATGGCGGCCTGCGTCGGTCAGCAATCGGTGCGAGGCGAGCGGATAAAGCGCGGCTACCAGGGGCGAACGTTGCCCTATTATAAACCGGGCGATCGCAGTGCCGATGCGCACGGCTTCGTGCGCGCATCTTTTAAAGAGGGGCTTTCTCCCACGGAATATTTCTTCCATGCCGTTGGCGGCCGTGAAGCGCTTGTTGACACTGCGGTCCGTACCTCTCAGAGCGGGTACTTCCAGCGACGACTCATTAATGCCCTGCAGGATCTCGAGGTGAAGAATGACGGGACCGTTCGGGAGACGAAGGGCACCGTCGTGCAGTTTAAATACGGTGATGACGGCATCGACCCCTCAAATGGCGAGTTGGCAAAGGTGGTTGATATCGATAAAGTGATTAAGGATGTTATCGAGACGGAGGCGTAG
- the rpoA2 gene encoding DNA-directed RNA polymerase subunit A'': MLGRNLEGEIKLSDIELKVNRSGLPENIKLELKGKLKAVRTKLTAEKLDAIIREIVAGYERSKVEPREAVGIVAAQSIGEPGTQMTMRTFHYAGVGAIYITLGLPRIIEIVDARKKLSTPTMTIRLLDEYATTKSRAEEVAGMIQETYISDLGKIRSSMETMTVWVELNPRELEKRYVSRADVIEKIKEISQEMLVDEMDDGQLRIYTGCDTFHELSKLEKTVASKLVRGIVGIQRVLVRRAPSGEYVLYTVGSELKRLRNQKVEGVDFTRTTTNNIAEIEEVLGIEAARNAIIEEMLNTLNEQGLDVDPRHIMLIADAMTMDGTVKQIGRHGIAGEKASVLSRAAFEVTVDNLLEAAIHGETDELKGVTENVIVGQPIKLGTGAVELVAGR; the protein is encoded by the coding sequence ATGCTGGGACGGAATCTGGAAGGCGAGATAAAGCTCAGCGATATTGAACTCAAAGTGAACCGAAGCGGGCTTCCGGAGAATATTAAGCTCGAGCTGAAAGGGAAATTGAAGGCGGTGCGAACGAAGCTGACCGCTGAGAAACTGGATGCTATCATACGCGAGATTGTTGCGGGCTACGAGCGGTCGAAAGTAGAGCCGCGGGAGGCGGTCGGCATCGTTGCTGCACAATCCATCGGCGAACCAGGCACGCAGATGACCATGCGTACGTTTCACTACGCTGGTGTCGGCGCCATTTATATTACGTTAGGGCTACCTCGGATCATCGAGATCGTGGATGCGCGAAAGAAGCTTTCTACACCCACCATGACAATCCGACTGCTCGATGAGTATGCAACGACCAAGAGCCGGGCGGAAGAGGTGGCGGGGATGATACAGGAGACATACATCAGCGATCTCGGTAAAATCCGCTCATCTATGGAAACGATGACCGTATGGGTTGAACTCAATCCCCGGGAACTGGAGAAGCGATACGTCTCGAGAGCGGACGTGATCGAGAAGATCAAGGAGATCAGCCAGGAGATGCTCGTGGACGAGATGGATGACGGACAACTGCGCATCTATACGGGCTGTGACACGTTCCATGAACTCTCGAAGCTGGAGAAGACTGTTGCGAGCAAACTGGTGCGGGGGATCGTCGGGATACAGCGGGTGCTGGTACGACGGGCACCCAGCGGCGAGTACGTGCTCTACACCGTGGGGTCGGAGCTGAAACGTTTGCGGAACCAGAAGGTAGAAGGGGTGGATTTCACCCGGACCACGACGAATAACATCGCAGAGATCGAGGAGGTGCTCGGTATAGAAGCAGCCCGGAACGCGATCATAGAGGAGATGTTGAACACTCTGAATGAGCAAGGTCTGGATGTGGATCCGCGCCACATCATGCTGATCGCCGATGCGATGACCATGGACGGCACGGTGAAACAGATCGGCCGGCACGGCATCGCGGGCGAGAAGGCCTCAGTGCTCTCGCGTGCTGCTTTTGAGGTCACGGTCGACAACCTCCTGGAGGCCGCTATTCACGGTGAGACGGACGAGCTGAAAGGAGTCACGGAGAACGTGATTGTCGGACAGCCGATCAAATTGGGGACCGGTGCGGTCGAACTGGTGGCGGGAAGGTAA
- a CDS encoding 50S ribosomal protein L30e, with amino-acid sequence MAKAKRKAERSSIELSDVHRELQKVLHQGTVLLGSKETVQAVLNDEARVVIHASNCPEQVKQVFTDAVINGDEELIVYEYPANSLELGLACGKPYSVASLCITDPGDSAIVRVLTPEEQPKEKTLNIDTR; translated from the coding sequence ATGGCAAAGGCAAAGCGAAAGGCTGAGCGAAGCTCGATCGAGCTTTCAGATGTGCATAGGGAATTGCAGAAGGTATTACATCAGGGTACGGTACTGCTGGGCTCAAAGGAGACGGTACAAGCGGTCCTGAATGATGAGGCGCGGGTCGTTATCCACGCGTCCAATTGCCCTGAGCAGGTAAAGCAGGTCTTTACAGACGCGGTGATAAATGGTGACGAGGAGCTCATCGTGTATGAGTATCCTGCGAACAGTCTCGAGCTTGGACTCGCCTGCGGGAAGCCGTATTCAGTCGCTTCACTCTGTATCACCGATCCCGGCGATTCCGCTATTGTGCGTGTTCTCACACCGGAAGAACAACCAAAAGAGAAAACCTTGAATATCGACACACGATAA
- a CDS encoding NusA-like transcription termination signal-binding factor, producing MTVKLDTEGIRCIGIFEQSTGAGVMDCLVDTEANKVIMVVKKGDMGLAIGKNGVNINKVKKLLNKEIEVVEHSPDAREFIENLLRPAYVKSVELLNRNDKLCAYVEVLTKHKGIAIGRDGERIKKVKMLVKRNQGIDNVIIK from the coding sequence CTGACCGTAAAGCTGGATACTGAGGGGATAAGGTGTATCGGAATCTTCGAGCAATCGACCGGTGCAGGCGTGATGGACTGTCTCGTGGACACGGAGGCGAATAAGGTGATCATGGTGGTGAAGAAGGGCGACATGGGCCTGGCAATCGGGAAGAACGGTGTGAACATCAATAAGGTGAAGAAACTACTCAATAAGGAGATCGAGGTCGTGGAACATTCACCGGACGCGAGGGAGTTCATCGAGAATTTGCTGCGGCCCGCGTACGTGAAGAGCGTCGAGCTGCTGAATAGGAACGATAAGCTCTGTGCTTACGTCGAGGTGCTCACGAAGCACAAGGGCATCGCCATCGGCCGTGATGGCGAGCGGATCAAGAAGGTGAAGATGCTGGTGAAACGGAACCAGGGCATCGATAACGTGATCATCAAATAG